TGTAGTTGAATGCTTTTTTAGGATATTAACACTTTAATTCATTTTTGACATGGTTGGACCATAGGAACAAGTCTTCTTGAAGTAGGTGTCCCATGGAAATTGAATGTGCAGATGGCTTTTGAAGTAATAAATTCTTTATCCTTGAAAAATTGGCGGCACTTCCAAACTTGATGCTACTGAAATAGTCTTGGATTTCATGAAATGaggttatttttcaaattctacgGAGTATTGATCATTTGCAGTAACAAATGAATCCTAATTACTAATTTCTGTGATGGGGCAAAATGCAATTCAAAGGTTGAATCCACAAATATTGGGACCTGGGAAAACATTGATCCTTGCTATCAGTTGCATTGCATCAGTATTATCCTTTCAGTATTGTAATTCTTAGAATCAAATTTTTTATTAACCAATCTGTTTTTATCAGTTTTGAAGAATGATGATAATTTTAACCAACAAAACATTCATCTTCTTGTTCTGCAAACATAGGCTAAGGCTGCTGGCCacttcttccttttatttttgacAATTATGTCATTTATTTGATGCTTAGGTTTTGATGGAGTGGAGATTCATGGGGCTCATGGCTACCTAATTGACCAGTTTTTGAAAGACCAAGTCAATGACCGAACGGACAAATATGGTGGATCTCTTGAAAATCGTTGCCGATTTGCTTTAGAAATAGTTGAAGCAGTTGCTAATGAGGTGGGAGCGGATAGAGTTGGGATAAGGCTCTCTCCCTTTGCACACTATATGGAGTCAGGAGACTCAAATCCAAAAGCTCTGGGCCTTTATATGGTCAAATCCTTGAATAAATATGGGATTTTGTACTGCCACATGGTCGAGCCAAGGATGACAACAGTAGGAGAAAAAAGTGAATGCCCCGACAGTCTTCTACCCATGAGAAGGGCTTTCAAGGGTACCTTCATTTCTGCAGGTGGCTACCACAGGGAAGATGGGAACAATGCAGTGGCTAAGAACCATACAGACCTCATTGCTTTTGGGCGTCTGTTCTTGGCGAACCCGGATTTGCCTAGGAGATTTGAGCTCAATGCTCCTCTCAACAAGTACAATAGGAACACTTTCTACATACCTGACCCTGTGGTTGGTTACACTGATTATCCATTTCTTGGAACTTCTGCTTAATTTGATTCCCAAATCAGTAGGATGGGAACTTGAATTCCTCCTCATTGTTGTCTTATAACTCATatcctggatccatcttgaacTTTTTCCTTGGAGAGGTCATTTTATTGTATTCTGATTgttgaagaaaatatttatttaacaGAAATGTGCGATGATATTGTGTTTGAGAACAAGCATTTGATTGTTTTGCTTTGCCCATTGCTAAAATTTGAGCGCAATAGTTCCAAGCATATGAAAACTCTTACCTTCTATTTTGGGTATCCATCTAAATGAAAATCCAGGATGAGTTATTTCACTTATTTGTGCATTGGTGGAAAGTCAAAACACTAACACTTGTACTCAATACAATTAAGAGGATAGGGTTGTGCGAATCCTGCAGACTTTTAGTGGActtaaatattaatataacattTTGTGATTAATAAATTTGAACTTTTATGTGGAGGAATCGTTATTTAAAAGACATTTTTCGTGTTCtaaatttagaaattttgattCCGTAGGCACTTTTAGATAGCAAGTCAATGATGAACTCTCATCGAAGTAAAAaataatggattttttttttcttaaactaTTATGTGAATTCAAAATATGATCAAAATAGAAATACATATAAAATATctctaaatttcaaaaaaaaataatgggTCGTTTAGAAATAATTTCTCTTCTTTCAATTGTTGTGTATACCCAGATTGTTCTCATTGTTCtaaaaaatgagttttcaaatataataattaagtaaataattagaatattttttattttttattataatgttataaatttttagtcttttatgtatttttattatGTAATAATATATTTTAGTTATTTGATTCAATGACAAGAATAAGGGCATGTTTAGTggtggaaaataattttaaatttttattctagtttttcaaaaaaatatagaaaaatttagctaaattttttttaaaataatttttacaacatttctatgaaatatatgaataacaataaataattttgacACTATTtacttgtgaaaatagttttattttttaattttaaaatctttaaataattacaaaaatgccatcctatttttaatatttttattattttaataatatttttaattgttacttgaatcataaaaaaaataagcatctgttcaattaaaattttaatttgtttttcttatattattttatttcctaATTCGTTTCTAGCAAATATGACTTTGGGTTTCTAAAATCGTGGATTCTAAAATTCATTTCAGTTCAACTAATATTTCGTAGAACAATTGCGTATTGACTAAACTACCCGTACTGTGACGCTCTAAATTACATAGTTGCCCTGGAGGAAGGCACAAAATGTCTCTGCAAGTTCCACCCCCACCCTCTCGCCTCCCTTCCTCCGCAGACGATCGGAAGGTCCCTGTCCTCCATCCTATCCCCTCTTCCACTTCCCTTTATTGCTTCTTCTCTTTTTCCTCTCTCGTCCTGTTGGTCGGTGGTTCCCCGACTATGGATACGAAGGTCCTGCAACAACACAGGAAGTTATAGGCTTAATTCATTCTCTCATTACGGAGAAGCCTAGGCTCATCGCTTGCCGAAAGTGGAACATTGCTGGTATGTTTTTTTTCCACAGCTTCCATATCTATCTTGAATGTTCTGTATTTGATCTGTTCGTGTTTGAGTTCTGTGAATTTCTCCGTGGATCTGTTTGTTTCCGACTTCAGATTAGTAGTGGTGGAGGGTGCGCTGGATTAATTTCGAGTAAGAACCGGAACCAACCTCATGGTTTTGAATGAATCATTTGTTGGGTAAACAATTGGAACCAAACGTCGGGTTTTGAGTGGGGCAGGTGTTGCTTGTccttaaaattgatttttgagtGTGGACAATTTAGGTTGTTGATTTTACTGTATTGTATGTATATtgttcatgtttttcaaagttacgTGCTTAAATATGCATTGAGCTTGTAGAAGCCAGTGTAAAACCTCTAGGATCCAGACGAGGCATGATATTGATCTTAAACCTGCCAATTTTCTTGGCTAATTTCCAGGTTTCAGTTGGTTTTGTGGCCCTCCTTTAGGTACCTCTTGGAATGCGGGGCCTTGCAAATCACATCATTATAATTATTGTTTTCAATTAACTCTGGATCAATTGCAAAGAAATAGAATTGCCAAGAATTGCAATTCTAGAAAGGATACCTTTTCTGAGACTCACTAGTCTCATG
The Malania oleifera isolate guangnan ecotype guangnan chromosome 13, ASM2987363v1, whole genome shotgun sequence DNA segment above includes these coding regions:
- the LOC131146573 gene encoding 12-oxophytodienoate reductase 2-like yields the protein MSAAEATLPLLTPYKMGKFNLSHRIVLAPLTRQRSYNNVPQPHAILYYSQRTTKGGLLIAEATGVSDTAQGYPETPGIWTKEQVEAWKPIVDAVHAKGGIFFCQIWHVGRVSNEGFQPNGQAPISSTDKPLTPQLRSNGIDVANFTPPRRLRTEEIPQIVNDFRLAARNAMEAGFDGVEIHGAHGYLIDQFLKDQVNDRTDKYGGSLENRCRFALEIVEAVANEVGADRVGIRLSPFAHYMESGDSNPKALGLYMVKSLNKYGILYCHMVEPRMTTVGEKSECPDSLLPMRRAFKGTFISAGGYHREDGNNAVAKNHTDLIAFGRLFLANPDLPRRFELNAPLNKYNRNTFYIPDPVVGYTDYPFLGTSA